A genomic window from Tolypothrix sp. PCC 7910 includes:
- a CDS encoding S8 family peptidase produces the protein MRRLILFCLFLIGLGAAVFGFLNFQGLAAKGEFKTILLDFREDIPKEVVEKDLQAMAQQYQVTPQLDNKFSAKDNVYIIEGDRQRLKELQKSKFKSATEFIEPNYIYKIPQPGKAAFLGEFLQPNEDEENVSPSLTGPNDQYYSKQWNLHNIGIEGAWSQTKGSGITVAVIDTGITRVRDLYETKFVKGYDFVNDREEAKDDNGHGTHVAGTIAQATNNKYGVAGIAYEANLMPLKVLNDYGGGTVADIAEAIKFAADKGADVINMSLGGGGESQLMKQAIDYAHNKGVVIVAAAGNENANGASYPARYPHVIGVSAYGPDSEKAPYSNFGAGVDISAPGGSDAGKILQETINEQGEGVFLGFQGTSMAAPHVAGVAALIRAKGITDPDEVLKVLKQSSRVIQEDGLNYYGAGLLNAEAAVKLATEGQISFSDFFRWLRDNGYLNPGFWIDGGAVALLPKILMVLGSYLLAWFLRVYFPFTWSWSLSSGLIAGSSGLFFLKGIYIFDLPQWPFRLLGSSIPELGNSLQGTGDLNPLFASVLIPIVLVALLLGHPSGKWFAIGSTLGVAACLTVSAISDPAVWGLGSSYLARVFLIANALLCYGLARLALKNERQVA, from the coding sequence ATGAGAAGGCTTATATTATTTTGCTTGTTTCTCATTGGGCTGGGGGCGGCTGTATTTGGGTTCCTCAATTTTCAGGGACTAGCAGCCAAAGGTGAGTTTAAGACGATTCTGCTTGATTTTCGTGAAGATATACCTAAAGAGGTAGTAGAGAAAGATTTGCAAGCGATGGCTCAACAATACCAGGTTACACCCCAACTCGATAATAAATTTTCAGCAAAAGATAATGTATATATTATCGAAGGCGATCGCCAACGGCTGAAAGAACTGCAAAAATCCAAATTCAAGTCGGCTACAGAATTTATCGAGCCAAATTATATTTACAAGATTCCCCAACCGGGTAAAGCTGCTTTTTTGGGAGAATTTTTACAACCCAATGAAGATGAAGAGAATGTAAGTCCTTCATTAACTGGCCCCAATGACCAGTATTACAGTAAGCAGTGGAACTTGCATAATATTGGCATTGAAGGCGCGTGGAGTCAAACCAAGGGCAGTGGCATTACGGTTGCTGTCATTGACACTGGGATCACTCGCGTGCGCGACTTATATGAAACGAAATTTGTTAAAGGCTACGATTTCGTTAACGATAGAGAAGAAGCTAAAGACGATAACGGACATGGTACCCATGTTGCAGGTACTATTGCCCAAGCTACCAATAATAAATATGGTGTAGCTGGTATTGCCTACGAAGCCAATCTCATGCCCTTGAAGGTATTGAATGATTATGGTGGTGGTACAGTTGCCGATATTGCCGAAGCGATTAAATTTGCTGCTGATAAAGGCGCAGATGTAATTAATATGAGCTTGGGTGGTGGCGGTGAAAGCCAGTTAATGAAGCAAGCTATTGACTATGCCCACAATAAAGGCGTTGTGATTGTAGCGGCGGCTGGTAACGAAAATGCTAACGGTGCTAGCTATCCAGCGCGTTATCCCCATGTGATCGGCGTTTCAGCATATGGCCCAGATAGCGAAAAAGCCCCATATTCTAACTTTGGTGCTGGTGTTGATATTTCTGCCCCTGGTGGTAGCGATGCTGGCAAGATTCTCCAAGAAACCATCAATGAGCAAGGTGAAGGGGTATTTCTTGGCTTCCAAGGTACCAGTATGGCAGCCCCCCATGTTGCTGGTGTAGCTGCATTAATCAGAGCTAAAGGTATCACAGACCCCGATGAAGTTTTAAAAGTCCTCAAACAATCTTCCCGAGTTATCCAAGAAGATGGTTTGAACTACTACGGTGCTGGGCTACTAAATGCTGAAGCAGCCGTTAAACTTGCCACTGAAGGTCAAATTAGCTTCTCTGATTTCTTCCGTTGGTTAAGGGATAACGGCTATCTCAACCCTGGATTTTGGATTGATGGCGGTGCTGTAGCGCTGTTACCCAAAATTTTGATGGTACTGGGTTCTTATCTACTAGCTTGGTTTTTAAGAGTTTACTTTCCTTTCACTTGGAGTTGGTCTTTATCCAGTGGTTTAATTGCTGGTAGTTCAGGATTATTCTTCCTCAAGGGAATTTATATCTTTGACCTTCCTCAATGGCCTTTCCGGCTTTTGGGTAGTTCCATCCCCGAATTAGGCAACAGTCTCCAAGGAACTGGTGATTTAAATCCCTTATTTGCTAGCGTATTGATTCCTATTGTTCTCGTTGCATTACTTTTGGGACATCCTAGCGGCAAATGGTTTGCCATTGGCTCTACCCTTGGTGTAGCAGCTTGTTTAACAGTCAGTGCCATTTCCGATCCTGCAGTTTGGGGTTTGGGCAGTAGCTACTTAGCTCGCGTTTTCTTGATTGCTAATGCTCTACTGTGTTATGGATTAGCTCGGTTAGCGTTGAAAAACGAAAGGCAAGTAGCTTAG
- a CDS encoding thioredoxin family protein, with amino-acid sequence MNLAVIKFSSEECGICHKMSFYDQKVVEELGLQFIDVKMQDTATYRKYRKILLTQYPDKSEMGWPTYILCDSPEGEFQIIGEVKGGHPKGEFRSRLQEVLASAANQN; translated from the coding sequence ATGAATTTAGCAGTAATTAAGTTCTCTTCGGAAGAATGCGGCATTTGCCACAAAATGTCATTTTATGACCAAAAGGTAGTTGAAGAACTCGGTTTGCAATTCATTGATGTCAAAATGCAGGATACAGCTACTTATCGCAAGTATCGCAAGATTTTGTTAACTCAGTATCCCGATAAATCAGAAATGGGATGGCCTACCTACATTCTCTGTGATTCTCCTGAAGGAGAGTTTCAGATTATTGGTGAGGTTAAAGGAGGGCATCCCAAAGGTGAATTTAGAAGCCGTTTACAAGAAGTTTTAGCGTCTGCAGCTAATCAGAACTAA